A region from the Aegilops tauschii subsp. strangulata cultivar AL8/78 chromosome 5, Aet v6.0, whole genome shotgun sequence genome encodes:
- the LOC109740326 gene encoding uncharacterized protein, with product MDTERLKRLLIKSVVALAIAALILYADATRPKKPEDIRLNDRGECVYPMSLSFVVGLAELAVLLGFVSYFTFQHGWCCVRRDGVSVSSFALGIFLAILSWLLTWWAVRLYLRDVGAIWPGRRGKPPECYAALKLDHHHLMANAFKPFVFALALAFCSSKKLSPPPPIET from the exons ATGGACACAGAAAGGTTAAAAAGGTTATTAATAAAGTCGGTAGTAGCATTAGCCATAGCGGCCTTGATTCTCTATGCCGATGCCACACGGCCCAAG aaGCCTGAGGATATCAGGTTGAACGACAGGGGTGAGTGCGTGTACCCCATGAGCCTGTCTTTCGTGGTGGGTTTGGCCGAGCTGGCTGTCCTTCTGGGTTTCGTCTCGTATTTCACCTTCCAACACGGATGGTGCTGCGTGCGCCGCGACGGCGTCTCCGTATCGAGCTTCGCGCTGGGCATCTTCCTCGCCATCCTCTCATG GTTATTGACGTGGTGGGCGGTACGACTATATCTCCGCGACGTGGGGGCGATCTGGCCGGGGAGGCGTGGTAAACCCCCGGAGTGTTACGCCGCTCTTAAATTGGATCACCATCACCTTATGGCGAATGCATTCAAACCCTTCGTCTTTGCCTTGGCCTTGGCATTCTGCTCCTCCAAGAAACTTTCCCCTCCTCCTCCTATAGAAACCTAG